From one Brachypodium distachyon strain Bd21 chromosome 4, Brachypodium_distachyon_v3.0, whole genome shotgun sequence genomic stretch:
- the LOC106866624 gene encoding uncharacterized protein LOC106866624 — protein MIMFQCLGCQCTPGLMKRRKLFFSVATFLAKILFRKVTSRRCIGSPIFSGPRQQELLSRFLAAVAREARDALLEVFKKFNEGTSDFEQFILCLRSTVGAQVLVEAVGIGKGKYDLTGFPLDPSRKHGMSARTEQNGGDANFPCSNRSSRPVQEPPRGSTDVVAPFSPGGEGNSSRFSDPAIVADEWRMSNPRSHETICVENWMNVCKGLLHGQAIDAAAAWPNFLSLD, from the exons ATGATTATGTTCCAGTGCCTGGGATGCCAATGTACTCCTGGACTGATGAAGAGGCGCAAACTTTTCTTCTCAGTCGCTACATTTTTGGCAAAAATCTTGTTCAG GAAAGTAACAAGCAGGAGATGTATTGGGTCGCCCATATTTTCTGGTCCAAGACAGCAGGAACTTTTGTCACGTTTTCTTGCTGCCGTAGCAAGGGAGGCTCGAGATGCTTTGCTGGAG GTCTTTAAGAAATTCAATGAGGGAACATCTGATTTTGAGCAATTTATTTTATGCCTAAGGTCCACAGTTGGGGCACAAGTTCTTGTAGAAGCAGTTGGAATTGGTAAGGGAAAATATGACTTGACTGGATTTCCATTAGATCCTAGTAGAAAACATGGTATGTCAGCCCGGACAGAGCAGAATGGTGGGGATGCAAATTTCCCATGTTCAAACAGGAGCAGCAGACCTGTCCAGGAACCACCACGAGGATCAACCGACGTCGTGGCCCCGTTCTCTCCTGGGGGAGAGGGAAACAGCTCTCGTTTTTCTGATCCAGCCATTGTCGCCGACGAATGGCGCATGAGTAACCCTCGGTCTCATGAAACTATTTGCGTGGAAAATTGGATGAATGTGTGTAAGGGACTCCTCCATGGCCAAGCAATCG atgctgctgctgcttggccAAACTTTTTGTCTCTGGATTAG